In the Juglans microcarpa x Juglans regia isolate MS1-56 chromosome 6D, Jm3101_v1.0, whole genome shotgun sequence genome, one interval contains:
- the LOC121235616 gene encoding uncharacterized protein LOC121235616 isoform X2: protein MAASSPALTHNTPATAAANSSAHRTDTPPKTLRGLNKPKCQICGNVARSRCPFKSCKSCCSRDQNPCPIHVLKAHATVPDKTLSPSTPMFDQQATEASPSGSSLRVTSLRQLSNNFAQFNNVQIPLRSRKPLTRKDAAAINEWRFSKLKEYKDRNIEVEDEAFDRYMQNISLLEEVFLVKSIIEGSIEDESSVSNPNATSLEANTEMLVSGLKLRLRSNAIRADNFKQRIQQIVHQGLKKLQKPDLNDGINEPSDQDEPNEGPKKAKIGKKEKASVMSDLIDKLNKARNEEDLKSCLEMKLQLFNQDTVSSKKEIQDAAPKDQIPKVDSEPRKELPYSLKKLISTTEIDEETLNRIDAHFSSLEQIHRL from the exons ATGGCGGCCTCATCGCCAGCCCTAACCCATAACACCCCCGCCACCGCCGCGGCTAACAGTTCGGCGCACCGTACGGACACGCCGCCTAAGACCCTTCGCGGGCTCAACAAGCCCAAGTGTCAGATATGTGGCAATGTTGCTCGCTCCAG GTGTCCGTTCAAGTCATGCAAGAGTTGCTGTTCGAGAGATCAAAACCCTTGTCCTATTCACG TTTTGAAAGCACATGCAACTGTCCCAGACAAGACACTGAGTCCTAGCACTCCTATGTTTGACCAGCAGGCAACTGAGGCATCTCCCTCAGG GTCTTCACTTAGAGTTACATCACTTCGGCAACTTTCCAACAATTTTGCCCAGTTTAATAATGTTCAAATACCACTACGATCAAGAAAGCCATTGACTAGAAAG GATGCTGCAGCGATTAATGAATGGAGATTTTCCAAGTTAAAGGAATACAAGGACAGAAACATCGAAGTGGAGGATGAAGCTTTTGACCGATATATGCAGAATATTAGTTTACTTGAAGAAGTATTTTTGGTGAAATCTATTATTGAAGGGTCCATTGAGGACGAGTCCTCTGTTTCAAATCCCAACGCTACTTCCTTGGAGGCCAACACTGAGATGTTGGTCTCAGGACTGAAGTTGCGGCTAAGATCAAACGCAATAAGAGCTGATAACTTCAAACAGAGGATACAACAAATTGTTCATCAGGGATTAAAGAAGCTTCAGAAGCCTGATTTGAATGATGGCATTAATGAACCAAGTGACCAAGATGAACCTAATGAAGGACCAAAAAAGGCCAAAATTGGGAAGAAGGAGAAGGCTTCGGTCATGAGTGATCTGATTGATAAGTTGAACAAAGCTCGGAATGAGGAGGATCTTAAGTCTTGCTTGGAGATGAAATTACAGCTCTTTAATCAGGACACAGTCTCTAGTAAAAAAGAAATCCAAGATGCAGCCCCGAAGGACCAGATTCCTAAAGTTGATTCAGAACCCAGAAAAGAGTTGCcttattctttgaaaaaattgattagcACGACAGAAATTGATGAAGAAACTCTCAACAGGATTGATGCACATTTCTCTTCCCTTGAGCAGATACATCGTCTATGA
- the LOC121235616 gene encoding uncharacterized protein LOC121235616 isoform X1, with product MLLAPVLKAHATVPDKTLSPSTPMFDQQATEASPSGSSLRVTSLRQLSNNFAQFNNVQIPLRSRKPLTRKDAAAINEWRFSKLKEYKDRNIEVEDEAFDRYMQNISLLEEVFLVKSIIEGSIEDESSVSNPNATSLEANTEMLVSGLKLRLRSNAIRADNFKQRIQQIVHQGLKKLQKPDLNDGINEPSDQDEPNEGPKKAKIGKKEKASVMSDLIDKLNKARNEEDLKSCLEMKLQLFNQDTVSSKKEIQDAAPKDQIPKVDSEPRKELPYSLKKLISTTEIDEETLNRIDAHFSSLEQIHRL from the exons ATGTTGCTCGCTCCAG TTTTGAAAGCACATGCAACTGTCCCAGACAAGACACTGAGTCCTAGCACTCCTATGTTTGACCAGCAGGCAACTGAGGCATCTCCCTCAGG GTCTTCACTTAGAGTTACATCACTTCGGCAACTTTCCAACAATTTTGCCCAGTTTAATAATGTTCAAATACCACTACGATCAAGAAAGCCATTGACTAGAAAG GATGCTGCAGCGATTAATGAATGGAGATTTTCCAAGTTAAAGGAATACAAGGACAGAAACATCGAAGTGGAGGATGAAGCTTTTGACCGATATATGCAGAATATTAGTTTACTTGAAGAAGTATTTTTGGTGAAATCTATTATTGAAGGGTCCATTGAGGACGAGTCCTCTGTTTCAAATCCCAACGCTACTTCCTTGGAGGCCAACACTGAGATGTTGGTCTCAGGACTGAAGTTGCGGCTAAGATCAAACGCAATAAGAGCTGATAACTTCAAACAGAGGATACAACAAATTGTTCATCAGGGATTAAAGAAGCTTCAGAAGCCTGATTTGAATGATGGCATTAATGAACCAAGTGACCAAGATGAACCTAATGAAGGACCAAAAAAGGCCAAAATTGGGAAGAAGGAGAAGGCTTCGGTCATGAGTGATCTGATTGATAAGTTGAACAAAGCTCGGAATGAGGAGGATCTTAAGTCTTGCTTGGAGATGAAATTACAGCTCTTTAATCAGGACACAGTCTCTAGTAAAAAAGAAATCCAAGATGCAGCCCCGAAGGACCAGATTCCTAAAGTTGATTCAGAACCCAGAAAAGAGTTGCcttattctttgaaaaaattgattagcACGACAGAAATTGATGAAGAAACTCTCAACAGGATTGATGCACATTTCTCTTCCCTTGAGCAGATACATCGTCTATGA